The proteins below are encoded in one region of Neisseriales bacterium:
- a CDS encoding ATP-binding cassette domain-containing protein, protein MALSHVGFSYGEQLVLRDISLTIPQGKIVAIMGSSGSGKTTLLRLMAGLLRTELGEIRFQDQPMHTLEEKALNRYRRHMGILFQFGALMTDLNVFENIAFPLREHTRLPEAIIRDMVTLKLHVVGLRGTQSLMPSELSGGMARRVALARAIALDPTLMLYDEPFAGLDPISLSIIAHLIKQLQIALNATAIIVTHDIVESLKIVDYVYFIANGIVVAQGTPASLVKSRSPWLVQFIQGKKDGPVNFAYPNPQTLFEELS, encoded by the coding sequence ATGGCACTTAGCCATGTTGGTTTTAGCTATGGCGAACAGTTGGTGTTGCGGGATATTAGCCTCACAATCCCGCAAGGCAAGATTGTTGCCATTATGGGCAGTAGTGGCAGTGGTAAAACAACTCTACTGCGACTGATGGCCGGACTGCTGCGAACAGAATTAGGTGAGATCCGATTTCAAGATCAGCCCATGCATACATTAGAAGAAAAAGCATTGAATCGCTATCGGCGTCATATGGGCATCTTATTTCAATTTGGCGCCCTCATGACCGATTTGAATGTTTTTGAGAATATCGCTTTTCCTCTTCGCGAACACACCCGTTTGCCCGAAGCTATTATCCGTGATATGGTAACCTTAAAATTACATGTAGTAGGCTTGCGTGGAACGCAATCACTCATGCCCTCCGAACTATCAGGAGGTATGGCAAGGCGTGTTGCTTTAGCGCGCGCTATTGCTTTAGACCCTACCTTAATGCTTTACGATGAACCTTTTGCTGGATTAGACCCCATTTCCCTAAGCATCATTGCGCACCTCATTAAACAGTTGCAAATTGCGCTCAATGCAACCGCAATCATCGTCACGCATGATATCGTTGAGTCACTCAAGATCGTTGATTATGTCTACTTTATCGCAAATGGCATTGTAGTGGCGCAGGGCACACCAGCTAGTTTAGTCAAAAGTCGTTCGCCTTGGTTAGTACAGTTTATACAGGGCAAAAAAGATGGTCCAGTCAATTTCGCTTACCCTAACCCGCAAACATTATTTGAAGAGTTGTCTTAA
- the aspS gene encoding aspartate--tRNA ligase, translating to MSTDYCGLIDERYLGQRITVAGWVGKKRDHGQLIFIDLRDREGVVQVVANAKTSHAFEVADMVRNEYVLLVTGKVCQRSQETVNLNLISGHIEILADQITVLNTALPPPFQIDEEGLSEAVRLQYRVMDLRRPFMQHNLRLRHQVTAAIRRHLDQAGFIDIETPMLTRSTPEGARDYLVPSRVHPGKSFALPQSPQLFKQLLMIAGFDRYYQIVKCFRDEDLRADRQPEFTQIDVETSFLDETAIMHIGEQLVRDVFQRVLQVTLGDFPKMTYQEAMQRFGSDKPDLRVALELTELTDVVKDDKFAVFREAARSKKGRVVGLCIPHGGTMSRKMLDDYTAFVATYGAKGLAYIKINDKTRPTHDEQSGLQSPIIKFLSDETLATIVTRTQAQNGDLILFGAGSSHIVNESMGALRLKIGREQGLKEGYFSDQWCPLWVTHFPMFEYDEENRRWVACHHPFTSPIPEHEELMVTHPERCLARAYDMVLNGWELGGGSIRIHRMALQQKVFSVLGITPDVQQDKFGFLLDNLMLGAPPHGGIALGLDRLVALMARVDSIRDVIAFPKTQRAQCLLTEAPNTVSMAQLRELGLSLLPSIKNKPA from the coding sequence GTGAGCACTGATTATTGTGGTCTGATTGATGAGCGGTATTTGGGTCAAAGGATTACTGTAGCAGGATGGGTTGGCAAAAAGCGTGACCACGGCCAATTGATTTTTATTGATCTGCGTGATCGAGAAGGGGTGGTACAGGTTGTTGCCAATGCTAAAACAAGCCATGCTTTTGAAGTGGCCGACATGGTACGCAACGAATATGTATTATTAGTAACGGGCAAAGTTTGTCAACGTAGCCAAGAGACAGTTAATCTTAATTTGATATCGGGTCATATTGAAATTTTGGCCGATCAGATTACGGTGCTAAATACTGCTTTACCACCTCCTTTTCAGATAGACGAAGAAGGCTTATCCGAAGCAGTGCGTCTGCAATACCGCGTTATGGATTTGCGCCGACCTTTTATGCAGCACAACTTACGTTTAAGGCATCAGGTTACCGCTGCGATTAGGCGCCATCTTGATCAAGCTGGCTTCATTGATATCGAAACCCCTATGCTGACGCGATCAACACCTGAAGGAGCACGAGATTATTTAGTACCGAGTCGTGTCCATCCTGGAAAAAGTTTTGCGCTTCCCCAATCACCGCAACTTTTCAAACAGCTACTTATGATTGCGGGTTTTGATCGTTATTACCAAATTGTGAAATGTTTTCGAGATGAGGATTTGCGAGCGGATCGCCAGCCAGAATTTACGCAAATTGATGTTGAAACTTCCTTTTTAGATGAAACGGCTATTATGCACATCGGCGAGCAGCTGGTACGTGATGTTTTTCAGCGCGTGTTACAGGTAACCTTAGGGGATTTTCCCAAGATGACTTATCAGGAAGCGATGCAGCGCTTTGGATCGGATAAGCCTGATTTACGTGTTGCATTGGAATTAACAGAATTAACGGATGTCGTAAAAGACGATAAGTTTGCTGTGTTTCGCGAAGCTGCTCGTAGCAAAAAAGGTCGCGTTGTGGGATTATGTATTCCTCATGGGGGTACAATGAGTCGCAAGATGCTGGATGACTACACAGCTTTTGTGGCAACTTATGGCGCAAAGGGACTAGCTTATATCAAAATTAACGACAAAACCAGACCAACGCATGATGAACAAAGTGGTTTGCAGTCACCGATTATCAAATTTTTATCAGATGAAACATTAGCGACCATTGTTACACGCACGCAAGCTCAAAACGGCGACCTGATCTTATTCGGGGCTGGATCAAGTCATATTGTTAACGAGTCAATGGGGGCATTGCGCCTTAAAATTGGCCGTGAACAAGGACTCAAGGAAGGTTATTTTAGCGATCAATGGTGCCCACTATGGGTAACGCATTTTCCCATGTTTGAGTATGACGAAGAAAATCGCCGCTGGGTTGCTTGCCACCACCCTTTTACGAGTCCTATACCAGAACATGAGGAGTTGATGGTAACGCATCCTGAACGGTGTTTAGCAAGAGCTTATGATATGGTATTAAACGGCTGGGAGTTGGGCGGTGGATCAATCAGAATTCATCGCATGGCACTACAGCAAAAGGTGTTCTCTGTACTCGGCATTACGCCCGATGTACAGCAAGATAAGTTTGGTTTTTTGCTGGATAATTTGATGCTGGGTGCCCCGCCACATGGCGGTATTGCATTAGGCTTAGATCGCCTAGTTGCTTTGATGGCACGCGTAGATTCAATTCGTGATGTGATTGCTTTTCCCAAAACACAGCGGGCACAATGCCTGCTAACGGAAGCACCCAATACCGTGAGCATGGCACAGCTTCGTGAATTAGGGCTTTCTTTATTGCCCAGCATAAAAAATAAACCTGCTTAG
- the dapD gene encoding 2,3,4,5-tetrahydropyridine-2,6-dicarboxylate N-succinyltransferase, protein MYALHTVIEKWFEERHHITPDTASDELKDAIVSIIMGLDQGTLRVAEKINGLWYTHEWLKKAVLLSFLIRDNTFFDAPIHRYYDKVLPKFITWEAKDFSRAGVRVVPGALARQGAYIANNTVLMPSYTNIGAYIDEGTMVDSWVTVGSCAQIGKCVHLSSNVVIGGVLEPLQATPTIIEDHCFIGAGSAIVEGVIVEEGSVVAMGVTISQSTRIYHRQTKQISYGRIPTGSVVVAGSLPSEDNSCSLYCAVIVKQVDAKTRAKTRINQLLREI, encoded by the coding sequence ATGTATGCATTACACACTGTTATCGAAAAATGGTTTGAAGAGCGTCATCATATTACGCCTGATACTGCATCTGATGAGCTGAAAGATGCAATAGTAAGTATCATCATGGGACTGGACCAAGGTACTTTGCGCGTTGCAGAAAAAATAAATGGTCTGTGGTATACCCATGAATGGCTCAAAAAAGCCGTGTTGCTTTCCTTTTTAATTCGCGACAATACCTTTTTTGATGCCCCCATACATCGCTATTACGATAAGGTTTTGCCCAAATTCATCACTTGGGAAGCAAAAGATTTTTCGCGTGCTGGAGTTCGCGTCGTGCCCGGTGCACTGGCCAGACAGGGTGCTTACATTGCTAACAATACTGTCTTAATGCCCTCTTACACCAATATTGGCGCTTATATTGATGAGGGCACGATGGTAGATAGCTGGGTAACAGTTGGCTCTTGTGCACAAATTGGCAAGTGTGTACACCTGTCTAGCAATGTTGTAATTGGAGGCGTTTTAGAACCGCTACAAGCAACACCAACAATCATTGAGGATCATTGTTTTATCGGCGCAGGTTCAGCAATCGTAGAAGGGGTAATTGTTGAGGAAGGATCTGTCGTTGCCATGGGTGTAACCATCAGTCAATCTACCCGCATTTACCACCGTCAAACTAAACAAATCAGCTATGGACGAATTCCTACAGGCTCAGTAGTAGTTGCCGGAAGTCTACCTAGCGAAGACAATTCCTGCAGTTTATATTGTGCTGTTATTGTCAAACAGGTAGATGCTAAAACACGCGCCAAAACTAGAATCAACCAACTGCTACGAGAAATATAG
- a CDS encoding zinc ribbon domain-containing protein, with protein sequence MPIYEYRCDVCGHKQEHWCKLGQGVTCCPRCRSATYQKCVSTPASLVSIQPERPICPTTGRTCGGCCEH encoded by the coding sequence ATGCCGATCTATGAGTATCGTTGTGATGTGTGTGGTCATAAACAAGAGCATTGGTGTAAATTAGGCCAAGGTGTGACCTGTTGCCCAAGGTGTAGGAGTGCTACCTATCAAAAGTGTGTGAGCACACCAGCTTCGCTAGTATCTATCCAACCAGAAAGACCGATATGCCCAACAACAGGCCGAACGTGCGGGGGATGCTGTGAGCACTGA